Proteins found in one Brachyspira murdochii DSM 12563 genomic segment:
- a CDS encoding DUF4340 domain-containing protein, whose protein sequence is MKKNITKIIVLLVILAAISIIAFITTKQKRLQIEANKPRTQLFELNETNVTKYELKYAEEPIIVEKIDETWKVISPSNNYKIDQLEAFANVKNFNTLNIDMTITNLSELESFGLENPSNEFTVWEGNKEYKIFVGNKTPDEERYYVKYNDEYFSVELIYIEALKKTIDMLRDKQIFDRPIYIDSVIRTESNVRDYTNIIRKENRTNWVVDGVEDEVNLDKAYRDFETLSLVKAVGFVYDDNMIKYLERLFRIPDAAITIYMEDNTKKSYEIVYDNNDNRVYVKPESGVIYEADYSIYAAAMRDKNYYIKTEDDDKEMNNSDDEVYNDNMSEDNMRLDENIQQ, encoded by the coding sequence ATGAAAAAAAATATTACAAAAATTATAGTTTTACTTGTTATATTGGCTGCAATAAGTATTATAGCTTTTATTACTACAAAACAAAAACGTTTGCAAATTGAAGCCAATAAGCCAAGAACTCAGCTTTTTGAACTTAATGAAACAAATGTTACAAAATATGAATTAAAATATGCTGAAGAGCCGATTATTGTAGAAAAAATAGATGAAACTTGGAAGGTAATTTCTCCTTCTAATAATTATAAAATAGATCAATTAGAGGCTTTTGCTAATGTTAAAAATTTCAATACTTTGAATATTGATATGACTATTACTAATCTTTCAGAGCTTGAATCATTCGGACTTGAAAATCCTAGCAATGAGTTTACAGTTTGGGAAGGAAATAAAGAATATAAAATATTTGTAGGAAATAAAACTCCAGATGAAGAAAGATACTATGTAAAATATAATGATGAATATTTTAGTGTTGAGCTTATATATATAGAGGCATTAAAGAAAACTATTGATATGCTAAGAGATAAGCAGATATTTGACAGACCTATATATATAGATTCAGTAATTAGAACAGAAAGCAATGTAAGAGATTATACTAATATCATAAGAAAAGAAAACAGAACTAATTGGGTTGTTGATGGAGTAGAGGATGAGGTTAATTTAGATAAGGCTTATAGAGATTTTGAAACTTTATCTTTAGTTAAGGCTGTTGGATTTGTGTATGATGATAATATGATAAAATATTTGGAGAGATTATTTAGAATACCAGATGCTGCTATTACAATATACATGGAAGATAATACTAAAAAAAGTTATGAAATAGTATATGATAATAATGATAATAGGGTATATGTAAAACCAGAAAGCGGAGTAATATATGAAGCTGATTATTCTATATATGCTGCTGCTATGCGTGACAAAAACTACTATATAAAGACAGAAGATGATGATAAAGAAATGAATAATTCAGATGATGAAGTTTATAATGACAATATGTCAGAAGATAATATGAGATTAGATGAAAATATTCAGCAATAA
- the pgsA gene encoding CDP-diacylglycerol--glycerol-3-phosphate 3-phosphatidyltransferase, giving the protein MKKQIPNLLSISRIVLSPLVIFLYFYNSMISAVLALIFLIILEITDALDGAMARKLNLVSDLGKVLDPFADTVFHITMFTIFLYEGSMPIWMYIISLYRDMFSMFIRILGGLRGFAVAAKFSGKLKTASRAAAVVIIFLIKILKHTSIVLPYNEIIYYSLLVVTIITIYSFFDYMPLITGKSAKK; this is encoded by the coding sequence ATGAAAAAGCAAATACCTAATTTACTAAGTATTAGCAGAATAGTTTTATCACCGCTTGTTATATTTTTATATTTTTATAATTCTATGATAAGTGCAGTACTTGCATTAATATTTCTGATAATATTAGAGATAACTGATGCTTTAGATGGAGCTATGGCTAGAAAACTGAATTTAGTTAGTGATTTAGGTAAGGTATTAGACCCTTTTGCGGATACTGTATTTCATATAACTATGTTTACAATATTTTTGTATGAAGGTTCCATGCCTATATGGATGTATATAATTTCGCTTTATAGGGATATGTTTTCTATGTTTATAAGAATATTAGGAGGACTTAGAGGGTTTGCAGTCGCTGCTAAGTTTAGCGGAAAACTAAAAACTGCTTCAAGGGCTGCTGCTGTTGTTATAATATTCTTAATAAAAATATTAAAGCATACTTCCATAGTTTTACCATATAATGAAATAATATACTATAGCTTATTAGTTGTAACAATAATAACTATATATTCATTCTTTGATTATATGCCTTTAATAACTGGAAAGTCGGCTAAAAAATAA
- a CDS encoding dicarboxylate/amino acid:cation symporter: MEKKFKLGLVPRLIIGILLGIFFGQHFIPEVISRIIVTASGIFSSYLKFVIPLMIVSYVSMGIADLKEGSGFLLLVTCLLAYGSTLIAGSASFLVAYNLFPSFMNPDDIQKISAAAGNSVAPYLSITVTPLLDTLAAVLFAFIIGLGISTMRGKEIGDYLYNVFKELSTIIDKVLRVSIIPLLPLYICGTFVDMTRSGKTFVILGILWKVFIVVIIMHLLYLLIAFLVSGTIGKKNPFMLMKNQIAGYATALGTQSSAATIPVNLQCAEKDGISEQIRNFVVPLCANIHMAGSMITITACATAVCLMHQIPITYTTVLPFIAMLGIAMIASPGAPGGSIMTALPFLYMVGLGGPDSPLSAIMVALYITQDSFGTACNVSGDNALGVIVDTIYKKKVVKSE, from the coding sequence ATGGAAAAAAAATTTAAACTTGGATTAGTACCTAGACTAATCATAGGAATTCTGCTTGGTATATTCTTTGGGCAGCACTTTATACCAGAAGTAATATCTAGAATTATTGTTACAGCATCTGGAATATTTAGTTCGTATTTGAAGTTTGTAATACCTTTAATGATAGTTTCCTATGTGTCTATGGGTATAGCTGACTTAAAAGAAGGCTCGGGGTTTTTGCTTCTTGTAACTTGTCTATTGGCTTATGGTTCTACATTAATTGCAGGCTCAGCATCTTTTTTAGTAGCTTATAATCTATTTCCTAGTTTTATGAATCCTGATGATATTCAAAAAATATCTGCTGCTGCTGGAAATTCTGTTGCACCTTATCTATCAATAACTGTAACACCTCTATTAGATACTTTAGCGGCAGTTTTATTTGCTTTCATAATAGGACTTGGTATTTCCACTATGAGAGGAAAAGAAATAGGTGATTATTTGTACAATGTTTTTAAAGAATTATCAACTATAATAGATAAAGTTTTACGCGTATCTATAATTCCTCTTTTGCCTCTTTATATTTGTGGTACTTTTGTAGATATGACTAGGTCTGGAAAAACTTTTGTAATTTTAGGAATATTATGGAAAGTATTTATAGTGGTAATAATAATGCATTTACTTTATTTATTAATAGCATTCTTAGTATCCGGAACAATAGGAAAGAAAAATCCTTTTATGCTTATGAAAAACCAAATAGCCGGATATGCAACAGCTTTAGGTACTCAGTCATCAGCTGCTACAATACCTGTAAATTTACAATGTGCTGAAAAAGATGGAATATCTGAACAAATAAGAAACTTTGTAGTACCTCTTTGTGCTAATATACACATGGCAGGATCTATGATAACAATTACAGCCTGTGCTACTGCTGTATGCTTAATGCATCAAATACCTATAACTTACACTACAGTACTTCCTTTCATTGCCATGCTTGGCATAGCTATGATAGCTTCTCCTGGTGCTCCGGGCGGTTCTATAATGACAGCTTTGCCTTTCCTTTATATGGTTGGTCTTGGCGGTCCTGACAGTCCTTTAAGTGCTATAATGGTTGCTTTATACATTACTCAAGATTCATTCGGTACTGCATGCAATGTATCTGGCGATAATGCTTTAGGTGTTATAGTGGATACTATATACAAGAAAAAAGTTGTAAAATCAGAATAA
- a CDS encoding OmpA family protein, with protein sequence MKYIKIFLILIIPFIFTSCFIPERRLYFSWNRPHKVKDKCDYEFNVNSNISLIKTERGYLLDTDREIYYRLGEEKPYNIEDYSYVMNEVMTFMSNNRNSILIVEGHADITGHNNGDINFRLSERRASVIRDVILSSGFSYKRVQIFAYSDIIPKYITNISQNRRVDFVALKCERELSNYLNYYSNYYSNITASNITE encoded by the coding sequence ATGAAATATATAAAAATATTTTTGATTTTAATTATTCCTTTTATTTTTACTTCCTGCTTTATACCAGAAAGAAGATTATATTTTTCTTGGAACAGACCTCATAAAGTTAAAGACAAATGTGATTATGAGTTTAATGTGAATAGTAATATTTCATTGATTAAAACAGAAAGAGGGTATTTGCTTGATACAGATAGAGAAATATATTATAGGCTCGGGGAAGAAAAGCCTTATAATATAGAAGATTATTCTTATGTTATGAATGAAGTTATGACTTTTATGAGCAATAATAGAAATAGTATTTTGATAGTAGAAGGGCATGCTGATATTACGGGGCATAATAATGGAGATATTAATTTCAGGCTATCAGAGAGAAGGGCTAGCGTTATAAGAGATGTTATACTTTCTTCAGGTTTTTCATATAAAAGAGTTCAAATTTTTGCTTATAGTGATATAATTCCTAAGTATATTACTAATATTTCACAAAACAGAAGAGTTGATTTTGTAGCTCTTAAATGTGAGAGAGAATTAAGTAATTATCTTAATTATTATAGTAATTATTACAGCAATATTACAGCAAGTAATATTACTGAGTAA
- a CDS encoding SAM hydrolase/SAM-dependent halogenase family protein: MKKYILIISLFILIISCEKQIDKSPLALQTDFGRKDNAVASMYGVALTVDKDLKVYDLTHEIPAFNIWEAALRLDQTARYWPEGTVFVNVVDPGVGTERKSVVMKTTNNYYFVTPDNGSLTFVAESLGIEEVREIDEAVNRLTNSQESYTFHGRDVYVYTGARLASKQITFEQAGKSLGTNITKIDYQKPRYEEGKFFANIPILDVQYGNVWSSLPRQLMLDNGIKVGDILNVSIYNEGNLIWNGDVKLVNTFGDAAEGDNMAYFNSELNFSIAVNMGNFSDKYKVYSGPDWSMEIIKK, from the coding sequence ATGAAAAAGTATATATTAATAATATCATTATTTATTCTAATTATATCATGCGAAAAACAAATTGATAAATCTCCGCTTGCACTTCAAACAGATTTTGGAAGAAAAGACAACGCCGTTGCAAGCATGTATGGAGTAGCTTTAACTGTAGATAAAGATTTAAAAGTTTATGACCTTACTCATGAAATACCTGCATTTAATATATGGGAAGCTGCTTTGAGATTAGATCAAACTGCAAGATATTGGCCTGAAGGAACAGTATTTGTTAATGTTGTAGACCCCGGAGTTGGTACCGAAAGGAAATCGGTTGTTATGAAAACTACTAATAACTATTATTTTGTAACTCCTGATAACGGATCTTTAACTTTTGTTGCTGAAAGTTTAGGAATAGAAGAAGTAAGAGAAATTGATGAGGCAGTAAACAGACTTACTAACTCTCAGGAATCATACACTTTTCATGGCAGAGATGTTTATGTATATACTGGAGCAAGACTAGCCTCAAAACAAATAACTTTTGAACAGGCGGGAAAATCATTGGGAACTAATATAACAAAAATAGATTATCAAAAACCAAGATATGAAGAAGGTAAATTCTTTGCAAATATTCCTATACTTGATGTGCAGTACGGAAATGTATGGTCTTCTCTTCCTCGTCAATTAATGCTTGATAATGGAATAAAGGTTGGAGATATTTTAAATGTTTCTATATACAATGAAGGAAATTTAATATGGAATGGAGATGTTAAACTTGTTAATACTTTTGGAGATGCAGCTGAAGGTGATAATATGGCATATTTTAATTCAGAACTTAATTTCTCTATTGCTGTAAATATGGGAAATTTCTCTGATAAGTACAAAGTTTACAGCGGTCCAGATTGGAGTATGGAAATAATAAAAAAATAA
- a CDS encoding class II fructose-bisphosphate aldolase: MVKFSDLGLVNSRDLFKKAISGGYAIPAFNFNNMEQLQAIVQACVETKSPVIIQVSSGARKYANQTLLRYMAQGAVEYAKELGVNVPIVLHLDHGDSLELCKSCIEYGFSSVMIDGSHYDYNKNVELTRSVVEYAHKYDVTVEGELGVLAGVEDDVSAEHHTYTQPEEVEDFVKKTGVDSLAISIGTSHGAYKFKPGQNPEIRLDILKEIEKKIPGFPIVLHGSSSVPQEYVKMINEYGGKLDDAIGIPEEQLREASKSAVCKINIDSDSRLAMTAAIRKVFHDNPKEFDPRKYLGPARDEMKKLYIHKINNVLGSNGKI; encoded by the coding sequence ATGGTTAAATTCTCAGATTTAGGTCTTGTTAATAGCAGAGACCTTTTTAAAAAAGCTATAAGCGGCGGTTATGCAATACCAGCATTTAACTTTAATAATATGGAACAACTTCAAGCTATAGTTCAGGCTTGTGTAGAAACTAAAAGCCCTGTCATTATTCAAGTATCTTCCGGAGCTAGAAAATATGCCAATCAAACATTATTAAGATATATGGCTCAAGGTGCTGTTGAATATGCTAAAGAATTAGGTGTTAATGTTCCTATAGTTTTACACCTTGACCATGGCGATAGTTTAGAACTTTGTAAAAGCTGTATAGAATATGGTTTTTCTTCTGTTATGATAGACGGAAGCCATTATGATTACAATAAAAACGTAGAACTTACTAGAAGTGTTGTTGAGTATGCTCATAAATATGACGTTACTGTAGAAGGTGAATTAGGTGTACTTGCTGGTGTTGAAGATGATGTTTCTGCTGAGCATCACACTTACACTCAGCCTGAAGAAGTTGAAGATTTCGTTAAAAAAACAGGTGTTGACTCTCTTGCTATTTCTATAGGTACTAGTCATGGTGCTTATAAATTTAAACCTGGTCAAAACCCAGAAATAAGATTAGATATTCTTAAAGAAATTGAGAAAAAAATTCCGGGATTCCCTATCGTTTTACATGGTTCTTCAAGTGTACCTCAGGAATATGTTAAAATGATTAATGAATACGGCGGTAAATTAGATGATGCTATAGGTATACCAGAAGAACAATTAAGAGAAGCTTCAAAAAGTGCTGTTTGTAAAATTAATATTGACAGCGATTCAAGACTTGCTATGACTGCAGCTATTAGAAAAGTATTCCACGACAATCCTAAAGAATTCGATCCTAGAAAATATTTAGGACCTGCTCGTGATGAAATGAAAAAATTATACATACATAAAATTAATAATGTATTAGGTTCTAACGGAAAAATATAA
- the thrS gene encoding threonine--tRNA ligase — protein sequence MSKINYLGQSYELSDGESLLDFLKQNAKKDSKDAVAAKFNGTEVDLTYTPETDGDLELILTTTNEGLEVLRHSTSHLMAQAVRRLYPNTQVTIGPAIKDGFYYDFDAEKPFTEEDLPKIEDEMKKIIKENIPVVRKVMNKNEAIEYFKKANEPYKVEIIEGIDADTVSFYEQGDFIDLCRGPHVPSTGYIKSYKLMSVAGSYWRGDSNNKMLSRIYGTAFESKEALDKYLKRLKEAKERDHRKLGKELNLFSFHEEGPGFPFWHPRGMVIYKAVESYIRNENDKRGYVEIKTPAILNEELWHRSGHWDNYKENMYFTEIDETKYAVKPMNCPGGLIVYNSNIHSYRDLPLRVAELGFVHRHELSGALHGLFRVRAFTQDDAHIFCTEEQLGDEIINTIEYYLSVYKDFGFENFEIFVSTRPAKSIGSDEIWELATKSLINALDKLGIKYKINEGDGAFYGPKIDFNIKDVLDRNWQCGTLQVDFSLPMRFEISYEGKDGRKHTPVMLHRAILGSMERFIGILVEHYNGKFPLWLSPLQVAVVNVLDEKSQIDRVNEVAKALKDAGFRVETDEGNENLGTKIKKYRLQRTPYTVIIGAEEVSNGKLSIRTRSSQEIKDMDLNEFIEKLKKESKERMNDSIFTTK from the coding sequence ATGTCAAAAATTAATTACTTAGGACAATCCTATGAATTGTCCGATGGAGAGTCTCTGTTAGACTTTCTTAAACAAAATGCTAAAAAAGATTCCAAAGATGCAGTAGCTGCTAAATTTAATGGAACAGAAGTTGACCTTACATATACGCCTGAAACAGACGGCGATTTAGAATTGATACTTACAACCACCAATGAGGGGCTTGAGGTCTTGAGACACTCTACAAGTCATTTAATGGCACAGGCAGTTAGAAGACTTTATCCTAATACTCAGGTTACTATAGGTCCTGCTATTAAAGACGGTTTCTACTATGACTTTGATGCAGAAAAACCTTTTACAGAAGAGGATCTTCCTAAAATAGAAGATGAGATGAAAAAAATCATCAAAGAAAATATACCTGTAGTAAGAAAAGTTATGAATAAAAATGAGGCTATAGAGTATTTTAAAAAAGCTAACGAGCCTTATAAAGTTGAAATTATTGAAGGTATAGATGCTGATACTGTATCTTTTTATGAACAGGGCGATTTTATAGATCTTTGCCGCGGTCCTCATGTTCCTTCTACAGGATATATAAAATCATATAAACTTATGTCTGTAGCTGGAAGTTATTGGAGAGGAGATTCTAATAATAAAATGCTTTCCCGTATATATGGAACAGCATTTGAAAGTAAAGAAGCTTTGGATAAATATCTTAAAAGACTCAAAGAAGCAAAAGAAAGAGATCATAGAAAATTAGGTAAAGAACTTAATTTATTTAGTTTTCATGAGGAAGGTCCCGGTTTTCCTTTCTGGCATCCTAGAGGAATGGTTATTTATAAAGCAGTAGAATCATATATAAGAAATGAAAATGATAAACGCGGATACGTTGAAATAAAAACTCCTGCTATTCTTAATGAAGAGTTATGGCATAGAAGCGGACACTGGGATAATTATAAAGAAAATATGTATTTTACAGAGATTGATGAAACTAAATACGCTGTAAAACCTATGAACTGTCCGGGCGGTTTGATTGTTTATAATTCTAATATACATAGCTATAGAGATTTACCTTTAAGAGTTGCCGAATTAGGTTTTGTTCACAGACATGAGCTTTCCGGAGCTTTGCATGGACTTTTTAGAGTTAGAGCATTTACTCAAGATGATGCTCATATATTCTGTACTGAAGAGCAGCTAGGTGATGAGATTATTAATACTATTGAATATTATTTATCTGTATATAAAGACTTTGGTTTCGAGAACTTTGAAATATTTGTTTCTACAAGACCAGCAAAATCAATCGGAAGCGATGAGATTTGGGAGCTTGCTACTAAATCATTAATTAATGCTTTGGATAAACTTGGTATAAAGTATAAAATTAATGAAGGAGACGGAGCTTTCTATGGTCCTAAAATAGATTTTAATATTAAAGATGTTCTTGATAGAAACTGGCAATGCGGTACTTTACAAGTTGACTTCTCACTTCCTATGAGATTTGAAATAAGCTATGAAGGTAAAGATGGAAGAAAACATACTCCTGTAATGCTTCACAGAGCTATACTTGGTTCAATGGAGCGTTTTATAGGTATATTAGTTGAACATTATAATGGTAAGTTTCCATTGTGGCTTTCTCCTTTACAGGTAGCTGTTGTTAATGTTCTTGATGAAAAATCTCAGATAGACAGAGTTAATGAAGTTGCTAAAGCATTAAAAGATGCAGGATTTAGAGTTGAAACAGATGAAGGAAATGAAAATTTAGGTACTAAGATAAAAAAATACCGCTTGCAAAGAACTCCATATACAGTTATAATAGGAGCAGAAGAGGTTTCTAATGGTAAATTATCTATTAGAACACGTTCTTCGCAAGAAATTAAAGATATGGATTTAAATGAGTTTATAGAGAAGCTCAAAAAAGAATCTAAGGAGAGAATGAATGATTCTATATTTACTACTAAATGA
- the infC gene encoding translation initiation factor IF-3, translating into MATVKKEGERINQFITAPEVRVVHDERGSLGVMSIKDALALAKEEGSDLVEIVPTAEPPVCKIINYGKYKFDIQKKSKEAKKKQKLVQLKEIKMRPQISIHDYNFKMKHIREFLEEGNKVKITIMFRGREMAHTEFGYDLINKIIQDLENEAATEKPAKLEGKNLSAVLNPVKMKKTSSDSEKNEVSENTED; encoded by the coding sequence ATGGCAACAGTAAAAAAAGAAGGAGAGAGAATTAATCAATTTATTACTGCACCAGAAGTTAGAGTTGTGCATGATGAGAGAGGAAGCCTTGGCGTAATGAGTATTAAAGATGCTCTCGCACTGGCAAAAGAGGAAGGTTCAGATTTAGTAGAGATTGTTCCAACAGCAGAACCTCCTGTTTGTAAGATTATCAATTATGGTAAGTATAAATTTGATATTCAAAAAAAGAGTAAAGAAGCTAAGAAAAAGCAGAAATTAGTGCAGCTTAAAGAAATCAAGATGCGACCTCAGATAAGCATACATGATTATAACTTTAAAATGAAGCATATTCGTGAATTCTTAGAGGAAGGTAATAAGGTAAAAATTACTATAATGTTTAGGGGTAGGGAAATGGCTCATACGGAATTTGGCTATGACCTTATCAATAAGATTATACAGGATTTGGAGAATGAAGCAGCTACAGAAAAACCTGCTAAATTAGAAGGTAAAAATCTATCAGCAGTGCTTAATCCAGTAAAAATGAAAAAAACTTCTTCTGATTCGGAAAAAAATGAAGTTTCTGAAAATACAGAAGACTGA
- the rpmI gene encoding 50S ribosomal protein L35 codes for MKQKLKTKSGAKKRFRFSKTGKVKFAHAFGSHKFLSKRPDTKRKYRKARIADDTNMLEMPRLMPYGR; via the coding sequence ATGAAACAAAAATTAAAAACAAAAAGCGGTGCAAAAAAACGTTTTAGATTTTCTAAGACAGGTAAAGTAAAATTTGCTCATGCATTTGGCAGCCACAAATTCTTAAGCAAAAGACCTGACACTAAAAGAAAGTATCGTAAAGCTAGAATAGCTGATGATACTAATATGTTAGAAATGCCAAGATTAATGCCTTACGGCAGATAA
- the rplT gene encoding 50S ribosomal protein L20, translating to MRAVSGVVRKKKVKKILKMAKGYYGSHSKQMKQAKEAVIRGLKYAYRDRRQKKRMMRRLWTLRINAACRPLGISYSKFINGLKKANVIIDRKALSNLAIDDYKAFEAVVEVAKKALA from the coding sequence ATGAGAGCAGTTAGCGGTGTAGTAAGAAAGAAAAAAGTTAAAAAAATATTAAAGATGGCTAAAGGTTACTATGGTTCTCATAGTAAACAAATGAAACAGGCTAAAGAAGCTGTAATAAGAGGATTAAAATACGCTTATCGTGATAGAAGACAGAAAAAAAGAATGATGAGACGTCTATGGACTTTAAGAATCAATGCAGCATGCAGACCTTTAGGTATATCTTACAGCAAGTTCATTAACGGACTTAAAAAAGCTAATGTTATAATAGACAGAAAGGCTTTATCTAATTTGGCTATTGATGATTATAAAGCATTTGAAGCTGTAGTTGAAGTAGCTAAAAAAGCACTTGCTTAA
- a CDS encoding OmpA family protein gives MKYFFTIILMINMSLCMYPAVYTNRYNLLNSFYISKTDIGDKLYFLDNTDINFRLGSYGFDRFNLEKVKQVAMFLQANPNTYLIVEGHSDYRPFYNETPNGTSNVMLSYYRALAFSQQINEYGANLKDRLIPLGYGYTNPKYTERDDYYDHTKNRRLEFIVVESKKDLKFYSKDIENTKKSLLITDYNTNSITNNVKKKNNTYKNINNNIKKYTYRQYTFSPEIKIKDAMKSYNINTLNIFQLDYSDRGISLQTKNSSEILFNKNSYSFDNNSDNIIQYISMFLDVNPDLLVIVEGHSFNESKYMSYKRSLNFLQSINKYGNYTNRIIALGYEEQFIKNTNRIKENRRLEFKIIPYSSKYAVRSYISKVKKKYNPIGVNTVNFNIYK, from the coding sequence ATGAAATATTTTTTTACTATTATATTAATGATAAATATGAGCCTTTGTATGTATCCTGCAGTATATACAAACAGATATAATTTACTCAATTCTTTTTACATATCTAAAACAGATATAGGAGACAAATTATATTTTCTTGACAATACAGATATTAATTTTAGATTAGGAAGCTATGGTTTTGACAGATTTAATTTAGAAAAAGTAAAACAAGTAGCGATGTTTCTGCAGGCTAATCCTAATACATATTTAATTGTAGAAGGACATTCCGATTACAGACCATTTTATAATGAAACTCCAAACGGAACAAGTAATGTTATGCTTTCATACTATAGAGCATTAGCATTTTCTCAGCAAATAAATGAATATGGAGCAAATTTAAAAGACAGATTAATACCATTAGGCTACGGATACACTAACCCTAAATATACTGAAAGAGATGATTATTATGATCATACAAAAAATAGAAGGCTTGAATTTATAGTTGTTGAATCAAAAAAAGATTTGAAATTCTATTCAAAAGATATAGAAAATACTAAAAAATCTCTATTAATCACTGATTATAATACAAACAGCATTACAAATAATGTAAAAAAGAAAAATAACACATATAAAAATATAAATAATAATATAAAAAAATATACATACAGACAATATACTTTTAGCCCAGAAATAAAAATAAAAGATGCAATGAAATCTTATAACATAAACACATTAAATATATTTCAATTAGATTATTCAGATAGAGGTATATCTTTACAAACTAAAAATAGCAGCGAAATATTATTTAATAAAAACTCATACTCATTTGATAACAACAGCGATAATATTATACAATATATATCTATGTTTTTAGATGTTAATCCTGATTTATTAGTTATAGTAGAAGGTCATAGCTTTAATGAAAGTAAATACATGTCGTACAAAAGATCACTTAATTTTCTGCAATCCATAAATAAATATGGAAACTATACTAATAGAATTATAGCTTTAGGATATGAGGAACAATTTATAAAAAATACAAACCGCATTAAAGAAAATAGAAGATTAGAGTTTAAAATTATACCATACTCATCTAAATATGCTGTAAGAAGCTATATAAGTAAAGTTAAAAAGAAGTATAATCCTATCGGGGTAAATACTGTTAACTTTAATATATATAAATAA